In Centroberyx gerrardi isolate f3 chromosome 7, fCenGer3.hap1.cur.20231027, whole genome shotgun sequence, the sequence TGACTGTGTAAGCAAAATATTTGGCTGCCACTGTGTTTGGGCCTGCATTGATTTGTGTCTAAATGGATTCCCGAAATGAGTGAATTAGTGTCTTATTGCTGTATACAGTCTGAAAGTTTATGGTGCTTAGACCTATGTAGCCTAATTCACTGTCTGTCTTCAGCTCACTGaagcacacacatgcgtatGATATAGCGGATTCACCATGTCTGTGGGCTTTCACTGAAAAATAGGAGGATCCCCCTGAAAGTCATGGTATAATTCACACCCTGCATGAATGGCCAACAGCCTTAAGTAGCCTATACATAGTAGGGATGTAAACAATTATCCAGttacttgtatttattttgaaatttaaaaCTCCCATGTGTTAAAACTGTACGAAAAACGACGTTACACCTCCTGACCACACGAGGGCGATATTAGACAAGTAAACTCACCCAGCAAAGCTTGGCTACTATCCTGTCTACCATGGGTGTTTACACCTGTGGTTTACACTCATATGATGCAGGGAAACCAACGCAGACAATCGTGGTGTTATCTCACACAGTCCAAAAAGTGCAAATTATGCGgtgttgttttaaaatgcacGAGTGGAACAagaagtacagtatgtgtaaagCAAAGCATCTTACCCTCGCTGGTGTGGAGCAGTCATCTCAGCCATCACCCCCAATAAACCCCCAGACAGCGGGGAAAAAAACGAGTAATCGAATAGTATTCGGTTAGAGAAAACAACTAGCCTAGTCGGTTATTAAATTACTCGTTACTTACATCCCTAATACATAGTCCTAATTATTGTGTTAAATGAAGCCtacatatttattttgtcttagttgcacaaaatgaaaaagtcattttaccCCAGCCTATTTAAGTTAATTAAATCAAGTCAGGAGTAGGCTATATCTATTTTCTCCTATCTGTAAAGTTAAAGGAAGTAAATTCAATGATTTGTTAGTTATTTGGCCTAGATGGACTAGTCCAATGGGATGAGGGAAACCCAGATTCTATTGATTGACACTCTGCCCATATTAAACATCTTAATCCCATATTAATCTGTCAATCATTATTGCACGTAAAAAATGCTAATTAAAAAGAGATGGTAAGAGATATTGTAAGAGGTGGAGACGTTATCTTTTAGTTGCTGAGCAATAAACTATGGTACCTGTACCTCCTTGTGAAAGGCATCTTCCCACAAAATCTTTCCCAAGGCTGTACTTTCCAAATCATTGGAGCAGCCCCACTCTAATCCCTGTCGTGAGGTAAGAGATAAAAGATCTTGTTAACAGGTATGGTAAACTGTGACAGTTGAGGTGAGGTTAGGCTATTTCCATTGTCTATTTATAATGTCCCCACCAGGCTGGGCTTATGGTGCCGGGACGCAgtgttgtccccccccccccccccccccaagtcaCAGGCAGCATGTTGGTTAGATCCAGCGGTCTTATTGAAAAACTGACCTTTAACGTATCTTGAGACTAAAGGCTTTGCATACAAATGATGATCCTCAATCAAGTGACCAGTCAGTCAAtgccacaacacaacactgctGGATGCTCGCATAGCTGAGCACAGCAGCGTGCAGAGGCAATACATGGAAACGTACGgttccttccccccccccccccattgatTTTCCTTTCCGTTTGAGAAATGACAGACCGGTCCAGTCTGAAGCCCCATGTTAGGGTTAAACCTTAAGTCAGAGCTGTTTGATCGTCCTTCTTTTACCTTGTCTGGTCTGTTGAATAGGGAAGGGAAAGTGGGGCGAATGCCAGTTTGGGGTTATTTAATTAGTCATTATAAACAAAGCAATTTAATAATGTATGCAAATGCATGGCCTatattaaaaacataattatgcagagagaggagtagaTAGCAGAGCTAGGTAATTTCACCAAGAAATGAAGCAACATTGCCACCTACTGAGGATGGGCTGTATGTGCTGTTACAGTCTTCAGGATGTCTGCAGTTCATCTGGCTAAATCTGAGACttaaaaaatgtaactttaaaaTCTAATGCCAATTACAAAGAAACGTTGAGACCAATTTTGCCactaaaatgaatgtaaaaatggcaaaagaaaaaaaaagaaagaaactcaTTCAAAGAGCTGCTTCATGTGAATGGGCTGATCTCATCAAACCATAGCATTTTAAGACCTCTAAAACTGTATGGAAGACTTAAAGGCTATCTCACAGTAGGTGTCCATCAGAAATAACACAACCAACTTCCAACTTTGAAATGTGCTTTACATTTATTTAGTCTTGAAAACAGAAGATTTATATGCAAATATGGTATATACACAATGCTTTTAACCAGAAAGGCACCAAGACACACGAGTCAGTTACATGAGGACTAATCCTTCTGTCTGGCtcaaaaacaatgtaaaagaaGACGTGGATCAACACGAGAAGGTGGGAAATAAatccaaacaaaatgaaaacaaccgTATCACAAGAGACTTTAGGTTCTCTGTTCACAATGTAACAATCTTTATTTGAATGGTTAAAAGGCTAATAAGACAATAGTGGTGTTGTGATAgctaaaatatatattatttattacataAATACGATAGTCTTAATGTAGCACATTTTATGTCTGTATTATTTACTCCCTATTGTGGCTACAGACGGTCCACTGTGTGTGCAAGGGAAAAAACAATGTGAGAGCATCCTTAAAACAAACTAGAATTTCTGTTAAACTTGAAATTCTTATTTATAGCAACTTACACGTTCTtaataaattatgttttttcagTACAAATTTGAGATTATTAACTATTAGAAAACAAGAGCCACATCCTTGTCGACGGTTAATGCTTTGAAGTTGAACTATGGTGACAATATGGCTGTGATTGTCTGACCACTTAAGTGTTATTACTGTTGTGTGTATGGGACCTACCATGATCGCAGTGCTGTCAATACCTTTGGCCTCACAGACGGCATGAAAATTCAGAACAAAGCATTCTCCCACACTCACTCATTCCCAAATCAGTGAGCACTCAAGGTCTTAGCTCCGAATATGAGCAGTGCGACTGTGACCGTGCCACAGATCGCCCAAAGCGTTGTTAAAGCTGGAAGTTGACACacttgagacaactgagactTGCATTTGATCAAATATTCTGTGTTCAATTGCCATGGGTCAGAGCGGCAGAGCAGGTCAGTTTTTAGTGAAGAAAAGTGAACAGGTGAGGTAACTTTCTCCTAAGCCTTACTGGAATTAACACCCAGTGTAGAGCTGGCAGCAGCACTCTTCTTCgtcctccgtctcctcctcctctcacattCAGAAGCCAACGCCTTATTGGGCTGTGGCACAAGTCAAGCCCTTGTACCACGATGGTGCCTCAGATCCATCCACAATCCTGCAACTCTAATTAACCACAACCACAAAAGCACTGTGATATAATATCAAAAAGTAATATAAACGTGTGGTTTAGGTGTCTTAGGTAACTGGGATTATAATGACTCAGTGTAGTTTTGTAAGCCATGAGGAACATACTGTTAGCACCATTTCTCTGCCCATATGGTTGCAAAAAACGTGAGCACATCTCTATGAAGAAATCAAAGCACTTCATTTGGATCCTCTCCTGGATACACCAGTGGTCCCACCCTTAGTGCTGTGGCTTCTTTATGATTGGTCCCATGGGGAGAGCTGCGCGCAGTATTCTGAAGTGAGCAtctgttcttgttcttgtttatttcCTCATGTGGCTGTCACTTGTTGAGGGTGATGGTGACATAAGAGGTGGGAATGTAGCCTTCATCTCCATTGTTCCTGCGGACGCGGGTCCAACCGTCCCCTTTGTCCTCCTCTACCACCGCCAGCACCTCCCCCTCCTGCATAGCGATGGTCCCTTCACTGGCACCTGGGTGGGAAAGGAAGGACTAAATGGCAGCAAATATCCCCATGCCAGTTTCTGAATGAGAAAAATTAAATGAGAAGAGGAACACTTAACAGCCTACTTAAGACGTACCAGGAAAGTTGTACATGGCTGTGCATTTGCCAATGGGAGCAGTCAGTTCTTCCTCCTCAAAGTCATCGTCAAACTCAGCGTAAATGGCTTGCGAGGCATCAGGAGTGCTTTCATCGGAGTGGGCTCCATCAGGGCTGGAGAGAAAATGGTTAGGTGGTTTTCCCATACAAAACAGACACCACTTCATTGTGTCGCACATACCATTAGTCAAGGGCGACACATCAGCGGCATTCAGTGTTACCTGTATACATCGTGAGCTCCGTTGTTGTTGAATGTGTGAGTTCTGTACCGCAACGTATCTCCTCGACCCCCTGCCTCAGCCAGCCAAGTCTACatgagagaagcaaagagagaagagaaagagatcgACATCTGTATCGCTGTTTATTGTGAGTTTATTGTAAATAAATATGTTGGATCGAACATTGGAGGGCCTGATGAACTCATAATATGGTAGGATGATGGAGGGCCTGATCACCTCATAATATGTAAGTTGGAACAACAGAGGGCCTTATTACCTCATAATATGTTAGATGGAACAACATTGGTCCTGATTACCTCATAATGTGGTAGCTGGAAGAACAGAGTTCCTTATTACCTCATAATATGTTAGCTGGAACAACAGAGGGCCTTATTACCTCATATATGGTAGTTGGAACAACAGAGGGCTTTATTACCTCATATATGGTAGTTGGAACAACAGAGGGCCTTATTACCTCATAATATGGGAGTTGGAACAACAGAGGCCTGATTATCTTATAACATGTTAGGACAAACAAAGGTCCCAAATTTCCTCATAATATGTTAGGTCAAAAAAAGGGGTCCTGACCTCATACTTGCTGAGCTCTCCCCTGAGCCGCTCTATGTTCTGGGATGTCTGGCTGATTTGAGAGGCCAGACTGGCAGGGTCTCCCATTTGAGGGTTTTTCTCATAAACATCCTTCATCTTCCCCAGGGCCTCactagagagagggggggggcagagtgagagaggagggagagggaatgagagtgTAGAAATCGGTTCCCTGCAGAGCCCAGGGCTGGGTAAACAATTCAAACACTTGCACACAGACGCTACCGAGTTATACACACTGATGTGCACTGCATAAATATTACATTCACACTCCCACCAGAGTGGTTGTAACAGAGATAGTTATTAATACGCAACAGGGTAcccacacaaacgcacacacacacacacacacacctttgatcCACTTCCTTCTGCAGCTCTTTGCCAATTTCTTCTAGTTTCTGTTGTAACCTCTTCCTGCGCTGTTCCGGTGGTAGATGGGCAAAGTCCTCCGTCACTGTGGGCTGTGAGAGTTCACAGGAATGGAGGGTTAACACTGAACTCGGTCTCACACTAGAACAGTTTCATGTCACCAGTAACCATGGTAGCAAAACACACACCTCAAGAGGAAATCAAGGCCGGCGGTTTGGGTTCAGCTCAAGGGTGTTCAACTGACAAAACATCAGTCTCAAATCTCCTTATGACacatttgttgtgttttaaaTTAATGCAATGACAGTGATTTATAACAGTGAGCTGAACACAAAACCAGCACTTTTTCACCCGTGAAACTGACAAGTACCATGTAATTCAGTACACCCCAATAATTTTCTAGTCAGAATTTTTCAGAAAGTTCAAGAAATGAAGTCTCTGATGGAAATAGTGCCAAAGTTTACCCAAGAAAGTGTAGAAACGATTATGACAATCAATTCAAAAGTGGGTTCTAAATTTCCTGCTGTGCTATCAAgcattcctcccttcctccaccacCAGGTGGCCACCTCTTCAATACAAACTCGGGAGGACAGGCCTTCTGCCACATAGTATGAAGCTGGATGCTGCATGTTGGTTACTAAAACTAAAGCACAGAAACACCAACACAGATTTGTGGGGGCGGGAGAGCACTGGGCTGATGATACTGAGACTAAGCTACCTGTAGTAAAGGAAAGGTGGCCATTTATGTGTGACACCCCATTAACACCCCCACACcagccatgttgtcaatatTACCGTGGTCCTCTCTGGGGTAAACTTctgagggagaaagaaacagtATGTGTACAGTAAAATATATCATGATATCCTTAGAAATGGTTCTTGGTTTCCACCCTAAAATGGTGAGCATTATATGTTTATAATACGtgccatgtaaaaaaaaaaacagtgcgtTCTATAAACATTTTAAGTAGTGATAGAGGGGTTCTGAGCTGTGACATCTATACTGCACACGTGAGAATTTATAGTCTCATTCATTTGAAGAACTCAGTCATTCCTGCAGAGGTAAGAAAACAGGATGATGCGCCAACCAGGATGGGCGGAGGTCTCCCGGCATCTGACCCATCACCTCTGACCTTGATGACTCACCGATCTCCGGAGGGTCCGGAAGGAAGAGATTCTGGGTTTGACTGTCTTATTGATCTCCTTCAAACAGTACGACAGGGGGTCCCGGCCAAACTTGGGGGAAGAGGGTCCGTTAGCAGGcgagggggcggggggtgtaGAGAAAGGAGGGAGCGTGGAGGGAGAGAGCTGAGGTGGGGGGGCGAGACCGGTTACCGACACCCAAGGATTGAGGTGTGCAGGGGTGGGTTGGCAAAAGggacaggagggggagagaggaacagagggacagagggacagagggacagatggatggggagagagggaaaacggggcgggggggggggacaaaaacaaggtgacaagggaaagaaaaagacaccGTCAACACCTTAAAGCACACCACACAGCCAGGAAGACAACACTGGAGCAAACCCAGCACAGGAGCCCAGAGagcatgacaacacacacacacacacacacacacaaatctgtttctctcgctctcatgagcaaacacacacacaaacaaaacacagcaccAGACCACAGTTCCcacaccagtgccacagcagccCAACACCTGCAGTCCAACACAAGCCAGGATGATGGGTAGACCGAGCCTCAGTGAGGAACAGGGGCGGGGCAGATCAGACTTAACCAATGCATTGTTTCATTGGTTAAGCCCAATCAGCCACCTGAATCATTAAGATGCCGTGTGAAAAATCATGTACATAGTTTACAGTTCTTTCACAGTCCATGACCCTACACTTCCCTCCCAGCCCGAcctatataaataaaagatCAATAGGAATTCAATTGGCAGAGGAGTAATGTAGGTTATTATAAATAGCCTTGTTCAATTACTGCAGTGGAACTGCGCACACAGATTTTATGGGCTTGAGGAAATATGCCCTGTGTGACCTCTTGGAAGGAggtaaaattaaaaacatgctGCAGTGAACTACTGTGTTCTGGTTGGCTAATCCATCAGTGTCAGCTGAATGACTacgtggagagggaggggtgggatcTATTAGCTAAATTACACAGACAGCTGATACCTTCTAGTCTTCAATACTTTAGATAACTATGGCAGTCTGAAACCGCCCTACAACAAGTTCCCTTGTGTAAAAACTCAGGGGTGGAAGTACAGGACTATCATTATGTGCACATCTACTGGGAAGGTTCTACTTTTCTTTGGAGTTATGGGGATCTAAGTATAGGAGAGCAGTTAGAAACGGGATCGTTGAGGGGCCGGAATGGGCCAACGTAAACCAAAAGCTCACCCAGGCCGATACAGGATACAGCTCCAATATTCAGCCCCCCTATTCATACAGCTACAAGCCTAATTGGGAGAGCATGACCGATGACACAGAGCAGTgcgccacacacatacacaggagaggagagcgcaCAGAAGAGCACAGCCAGTAAGACATGCAGAAACAGGAAAGGCGCTGAAACAAGGGAACACTGcagggaagaaagaagggatCATTTAGTGCCGGGGGtgggacaggaggagggaggcagttagctagttagtggTCAGCCACTCATATCGCCGGTTTAGCAAGATAATGTTCCTTTGAGATATGATCCACAATCTCCAATGTGGTGAAACTCTTGACCCAAACAGGGGTTCACGAGCAAATAGAGCAAAGTCAATGATAACATCTACAACATGAATGTCTGATTGGATTGGACCCAAGCCAGTTTTTCTGACCTGTCAAACCTGGTGTCATCCCCAATAGTTGGTACAAAGATTTTATTGTGATGCGAGACATAATACTAGGTTCTGGGCAGTATAATGGaagcagtgtgtttgtggatgccTGTAGAGGAAAATTCAATGTTGTTTGTGCCCCGTGCTGATGAAAGCACAAGCACAGCAGAATGCTGACTGCCTGTTGACCTATTGGAAACcacgctgcagagagagaggggggtggggggcaagGCTTATTCACTCACAGCCAGGGACAGAGTCATGCAATTGACCTGTTCTagaagtgtgtgtctgcgtgtctgAATGTGCACTAATGAGAGAGAGGCTCATGCATTATACTGAGCTTTAGAGATGAGAAGgaggcatgtgtgtatgtagccaCAGCCACAGGTCCATCATGACGGCTCTCAGTAGAGGGGATTTCCTGGGCTCTGACTGCTGGCTCCTTAGCTCAG encodes:
- the trip10a gene encoding cdc42-interacting protein 4 homolog isoform X6 → MNDYAGQRELIAENMMMNICIDLTKYLQELKQERKTYLSEAKKAQQSLESTYKQLDNSKKRFEREWREAERAAQYAEKTDQDINATKADVEKAKQQAHMRAHVAEECKNDYAAQLQKYNKEQNQFYFNDMPLIFNKLQDMDEKRVRKLAEGYILFSDTEKHVMPIIGKCLEGVTKAGTNVNERNDSMAVIEQNKSGFERPGDLEFEDYSQGINRASSDSSLGTPKGPMDLLGKNRSKNFWLFSKKSKLSPSTLPPFSTPPAPSPANGPSSPKFGRDPLSYCLKEINKTVKPRISSFRTLRRSPTVTEDFAHLPPEQRRKRLQQKLEEIGKELQKEVDQSEALGKMKDVYEKNPQMGDPASLASQISQTSQNIERLRGELSKYETWLAEAGGRGDTLRYRTHTFNNNGAHDVYSPDGAHSDESTPDASQAIYAEFDDDFEEEELTAPIGKCTAMYNFPGASEGTIAMQEGEVLAVVEEDKGDGWTRVRRNNGDEGYIPTSYVTITLNK